CTGTACTTATTCCTTCTTTTCCCCTCCTTTATTACCCTTTACACTAAGTACACTCTTCTCAGTGAAATCCAGGTAGCAGAAGGATGAACTTAATTAAAATAGTTCTCTATGATGTAAGGAAGGAATGAGGACAGAGAAGTGGATGAATCAGAGACTAAGATTTGTAAAGGGTATGTTACAGACTGGGGgatgcttcccagatggtgctaatggtaaagaatctgcctgccagtgcaggagacatgagacatgggtttgatccctgggtcaggaagatcccctggagaagggaatggcaacccactccagtattcttgcctggagaatcccttagactgaggacactggtgggctacagtccatagggtacagtccatagggtacataggctacagtccaaagagtcagacagtactgaagTGGCTGAGTACTCATGATCATAGAATTGAGAGTATAAATTTTTCCATCTCCAATTTACTTTGGTGTGTGACTAAAAAGTGaggaaaaactaattttttaaactactaTCTAATAAATTATGTCAGCAATACTCACCAAAAAGACCTATAGTTAAATGTGATTTTCTGACATCTTTATAAATTATAGATTAATCTGTAAACTAGTGAGCATTTCTGGCCTATGGGATCCATAATTAGCCAATTTGCTTTGGTCACTGTCCCTTGGAAAATTTTTTATAGCTTTACAGTATGTTTTAATGCAGTgattcttcttattttcttttaaattttgtggcTTATTTGTCTTATTGCTTTTCCATTTAACTTTAGCAATAATTTGCCAGGCTCTCCCACCATTAATATGTAGCTTTAGAAAactttgcctttatttgggattgttCGTCTATATCTCATCAGTTTTCTGGATGAGTAAGTGCTAGAGAATATTTtgggagttttgttttttattgaccTAATTCCTGTGCCTTACCATACATAAACCCAAATAAAATCTCCTCAGTTTAGGATTTACCTCATGACATCACCCAGTAACTACTCCTCTGCTCCAGCCTCCAAATTCCTCCTCATCTGCTTCCCTAACTACCAGAGTTGGCAGCACTGGCTGGCCTTACCCTTcagcttcctcttcctcctggccATGGGGGCCAACACCACCCTCCTGATCACCATCCGGCTGGAGGCCTCTCTGCATGAGCCCATGTACTACCTGCTCAGCCTTCTCTCCCTCCTGGACATGGTGCTCTGCCTCACTGTCATCCCCAAGGTCCTGGCCATCTTCTGGTTTGACCTCAGGTCCATCAGCTTCTCTGCCTGCTTCCTCCAGATGTTCATCATGAACAGTTTCCTCCCCATGGAGTCCTGCACATTCATggtcatggcctatgaccgctatgtggccatctgccacccacTACGATACCCATCCATCATCTCTGACCAATTTGTGGCCAAGGCTAGTGCTTTCATCATAGCTCGGAATGCTTTGCTGCTTTCACCTGTTCCTATTCTCTCTGCCCGGCTCCGCTATTGTGGGAAAAATGTCATTGAGAACTGCATCTGTGCCAACCTGTCTGTGTCCAGACTCTCCTGTGACAATATCACCGTGAACAGAATCTATCAGTCTGTGGCTGGTTGGACTTTACTAGGCTCAGATTTCATCCTCATCTTCATCTCCTATATCTTTATCTTAAGAGCTGTGTTCAAGCTCAAGACCGAGGGGGCTGCTGTCAAGGCTCTGAGCACGTGTGGCTCCCACTTCATCCTCATTCTCTTCTTCAGCACCATCCTTCTGGTTGTGGTGTTGACAAATGTGGCCAGAAAGAGGGTCCCCATGGACATCCTGATCCTGCTCAATATCCTTCATCACCTCATACCCCCTGCCTTGAACCCTATTGTATATGGGTTTCAAACCAAAGAGTTAAAGCAGGGGTTTCAGAAGTTGTTGCATAGGGGGTTTTAAACACACAGAAGAAGGCCTTCTGTGGAAACACCTATTactatttcctctgtttctatTTCAGGATTTGTGATTCCAGAAAGCAAACTAATGCTTGATAGTGAACATTTCCTACCCAGTTTCTGTCCTTCTGGTATCAAAATTCATTTGCATAGAGTGGGTAAAACTAATATTCTTAGGTACCTAACTTTGtatctaaatattatatatttaaataatctcATCTTCATAAAAATACTACAGGACAGGGATTACTATTCCACTTTATGTATTAGAAAACAATAATTTATGGAAAAATGTTGAAAAAGGTCACATCTGGTGAGTGGTAAAGCATCAATACAAGTGCAGGTCTCTGACTCCAGAGTCCTTCATGACACAGCATTCTTTcctcagatacaactgaagctcTAGTTCTGCTCTTCAGGCCATGATCTCTGGGACGTTTTTGTGAACCTCCAGCTGATAAGTATATTCTCTCTAGATCCTCTCTCTTGAGAATCAGGGAGAGCTAAGCAGAGGCACAGAGCTCAGAGAGATCACCATCTTTATCTCATCATGACTGTTCCAGCTTCTGTTACAAAAGGATAATATTCATAATGGTACTGCTTATGCCCAACAGAATCCTCATATGTTTTATGGAAACTCTTTATGGAAAGGCTGGGTACTAAGGACCCAAGTGAAGGTAGAAGTGGGGAATGAGAAGACCAGAAATGTGAGGAATGGATAAACTGAGTGTGGTGGTTTATGGAGACCTTCTGTTAACTTAAAACCATGTGCCATCTGGTCTGGAGCTGCACTCAAGAGGAGAGTACAAGTATGGCATATGGTTAAATTTCTGGATTCACAATCTAGTGAAAATGGGTGAGAAAACATAATATATTATTGTAGTTGGTAGGCAGAGATGTCATTATTTACATTGGTAGTTGGGAACTTAGGGTTTGAGCTTATCCTATGGGCTTTCCTAAAGGTCAGATATAATTCTTATTTGCAAAATTCCATAGAATAAAAGCAAGGGCCACTCTATTAAGAGGTCCTCAAACACTAGTTCCAGTGAATAGATTCCAAAATTATTAAAGGCCTTTGAAATGTAGATAGTACTAGTACCTTGCTTTCAACTAATACTatctttatttttgaattgtCTCTTGACTAGTAAACTACAAATACTAGATGAAAAAGTGTATACTCTATGGTGttagagtattaaaaagaaaaaaaatggtgaaaGCTGGAGAGCTGGTTAGGGGGTGGGTGGAGCGCTGCTTGATTTCT
Above is a genomic segment from Bos javanicus breed banteng chromosome 15, ARS-OSU_banteng_1.0, whole genome shotgun sequence containing:
- the LOC133261225 gene encoding olfactory receptor 56A1, with translation MTSPSNYSSAPASKFLLICFPNYQSWQHWLALPFSFLFLLAMGANTTLLITIRLEASLHEPMYYLLSLLSLLDMVLCLTVIPKVLAIFWFDLRSISFSACFLQMFIMNSFLPMESCTFMVMAYDRYVAICHPLRYPSIISDQFVAKASAFIIARNALLLSPVPILSARLRYCGKNVIENCICANLSVSRLSCDNITVNRIYQSVAGWTLLGSDFILIFISYIFILRAVFKLKTEGAAVKALSTCGSHFILILFFSTILLVVVLTNVARKRVPMDILILLNILHHLIPPALNPIVYGFQTKELKQGFQKLLHRGF